One Nicotiana sylvestris chromosome 12, ASM39365v2, whole genome shotgun sequence genomic window carries:
- the LOC104248719 gene encoding pentatricopeptide repeat-containing protein At1g80270, mitochondrial-like produces MWAIRRASPSFKKQVFTGGHSRICYATSEISSQCLKGYSDGFTKASDVISDRPLAFRGFQGTTHGFLRLFMENRSFSSLTGTKSSGEEDSDSDDGFSELESSTEAIQEANKDVESVSEHELSEDDVDGEDVEAPRELELSDTETDVSKRKSPRKRVSSALYNAIVAAPAVSVHKIMDKWVEEGNDVTRAEVAAAMLNLRKRRMYGRALQLSEWLESKKNLTFTDRDYASRVDLIAKVRGLQKAEDYIGMIPKSFRGEVIYRTLLANCVAESNLKKSEQIFNKMKDLELPLTCFACNQLLLLYKKTDKKKIADVLLLMEKENVKPTLFTYKTLIDAKGQCNDISGMEQIVETMKAEGIEPDINIKSILAKHYISGGLNEKAENVLKEMEGGDIKENRWACRSLLPLYAALGRADEVGRIWQVCESNPRLDECVAAVEAWGKLHNIKEAEAVFDKMAAKWTTLSSKHYSVLLRIYASHKMLSKGKDLVKRMSDSGCRIGPLTWDALVRLYVEAGEVEKADSILHKAADSNRLRPMINSYLVIMEQYAKRGDVHNTEKMFHRMRQAGYVSRISQYQCLIRAYINAKAPCYGIAERMKADSIFPNKGLANMLAQVDAFKKTAVSDLLD; encoded by the exons ATGTGGGCAATTCGTCGAGCCTCTCCTTCCTTCAA GAAACAAGTGTTCACCGGCGGGCACTCTCGAATTTGCTATGCCACTTCAGAAATATCAAGTCAGTGTTTGAAAGGATATAGTGATGGGTTTACAAAGGCTTCAGATGTAATTTCAGATAGACCTCTTGCATTTAGAGGATTCCAAGGAACAACTCATGGTTTTCTCAGATTATTCATGGAAAACCGAAGTTTCTCTTCACTAACTGGCACAAAGAGCAGCGGAGAGGAAGATAGTGATTCAGATGATGGGTTTTCAGAGCTTGAATCTTCTACTGAAGCAATACAAGAAGCCAACAAAGACGTCGAGTCAGTCTCTGAGCATGAGCTCTCCGAAGATGATGTTGATGGTGAAGATGTGGAAGCACCTCGAGAGTTAGAGCTGTCTGATACTGAGACTGATGTTAGCAAACGAAAGTCTCCAAGAAAAAGAGTTTCTTCAGCATTATACAATGCTATTGTGGCTGCACCAGCTGTATCTGTTCATAAAATTATGGATAAATGGGTTGAAGAAGGAAATGACGTGACACGGGCAGAAGTAGCAGCAGCGATGCTTAATCTTCGTAAAAGGCGTATGTATGGGAGGGCACTGCAG CTCTCTGAGTGGTTGGAGTCAAAAAAGAATCTCACTTTTACTGATAGAGACTACGCTTCTCGTGTTGATTTAATTGCTAAAGTCCGTGGTCTACAAAAGGCAGAAGATTATATTGGGATGATACCAAAGTCTTTCAGAGGTGAAGTTATTTATCGCACTTTATTGGCTAATTGCGTCGCTGAAAGTAATCTGAAGAAATCTGAGCAGATTTTTAACAAAATGAAGGACCTTGAACTCCCATTAACATGCTTTGCTTGCAATCAGTTGCTCCTTTTATATAAGAAGACTGATAAAAAGAAGATTGCCGATGTTCTCTTACTAATGGAGAAGGAAAATGTGAAGCCGACCCTTTTTACTTACAAAACATTGATAGATGCTAAGGGGCAATGCAATGACATATCCGGAATGGAGCAAATTGTTGAAACCATGAAGGCTGAAGGGATAGAACCTGATATCAACATAAAGAGCATCTTGGCAAAGCATTATATCTCAGGTGGTCTCAACGAAAAGGCGGAGAATGTCCTAAAAGAGATGGAAGGAGGAGATATAAAGGAAAATCGCTGGGCATGTCGTAGTTTGCTTCCTCTTTATGCAGCTCTTGGAAGGGCTGACGAAGTTGGTAGAATCTGGCAAGTTTGTGAGTCTAATCCTCGGCTAGATGAATGTGTGGCTGCTGTCGAAGCTTGGGGAAAACTGCATAATATTAAGGAGGCGGAAGCAGTCTTTGATAAGATGGCAGCAAAATGGACAACACTCTCATCGAAGCATTATTCAGTTTTATTGAGAATTTATGCAAGTCATAAGATGCTGTCGAAAGGAAAGGACCTTGTGAAGCGTATGTCTGACAGTGGTTGCCGAATTGGGCCATTGACTTGGGATGCCTTAGTCAGACTTTATGTTGAAGCAGGAGAAGTGGAAAAAGCAGATTCGATATTGCATAAAGCTGCAGATTCGAACCGCTTGAGGCCAATGATTAACTCTTATTTGGTTATTATGGAACAATATGCAAAGAGAGGTGATGTTCATAATACTGAGAAAATGTTTCACAGAATGAGACAAGCAGGATATGTTTCCCGAATTTCCCAGTACCAATGCCTTATTCGGGCCTATATAAATGCCAAAGCTCCTTGTTATGGAATTGCTGAGAGAATGAAAGCGGATAGTATATTCCCAAACAAAGGATTGGCAAACATGTTGGCTCAGGTTGATGCATTCAAGAAGACTGCTGTGTCTGATTTGTTGGATTGA